A genomic region of Zalophus californianus isolate mZalCal1 chromosome 1, mZalCal1.pri.v2, whole genome shotgun sequence contains the following coding sequences:
- the MYO1F gene encoding unconventional myosin-If: MGSKERFHWQSHNVKQSGVDDMVLLPQITEDAIVGNLRKRFMDDYIFTYIGSVLISVNPFKQMPYFTDREIDLYQGAAQYENPPHIYALTDNMYRNMLIDCENQCVIISGESGAGKTVAAKYIMGYISKVSGGGEKVQHVKDIILQSNPLLEAFGNAKTVRNNNSSRFGKYFEIQFSRGGEPDGGKISNFLLEKSRVVMQNENERNFHIYYQLLEGASQEQRQNLGLMTPDYYYYLQSDTYKVDGTDDLSDFSETLNAMQVIGIPPNIQQLVLQLVAGILHLGNISFCEDGNYARVESVDLLAFPAYLLGIDSGRLQEKLTSRKMDSRWGGRSESIDVTLNVEQAAYTRDALAKGLYARLFDFLVEAINRAMQKPQEEYSIGVLDIYGFEIFQKNGFEQFCINFVNEKLQQIFIELTLKAEQEEYVQEGIRWTPIQYFNNKVVCDLIENKLSPPGIMSVLDDVCATMHATGGGADQTLLQKLQAAVGTHEHFNSWSSGFVIHHYAGKVSYDVNGFCERNRDVLFSDLIELMQTSEQAFLRMLFPEKLDVDKKGRPSTAGSKIKKQANDLVATLKRCTPHYIRCIKPNETKKPRDWEESRVKHQVEYLGLKENIRVRRAGFAYRRQFSKFLQRYAILTPETWPQWRGDERQGVQHLLRAVNMEPDQYQMGSTKVFVKNPESLFLLEEMRERKFDGFARTIQKAWRRHVAVRKYEEMREEASNILLNKKERRRNSINRNFVGDYLGLEERPELRQFLGKRERVDFADAVIKYDRRFKPIKRDLILTPKCVYIIGREKVKKGPEKGQVREVLKKKLEIQALRGVSLSTRQDDFFILQEDAADSFLESIFKTEFVSLLSKRFEEAARRALPLTFSDTLQFRVKKEGWGGGGTRSVTFSRGSGEVAVLKASGRTLTVSVGDGLPKSSKPTRKGMAQGKPRRPAQAPTRAAPAPPRGLDHNGVPPSARRGPLPLEITSGGGSQQPLRGPPSSALRVSRRPRARPPSEHNTEFLNVPDQGVAGMQRKRSVGQRPVPGVGRPKPQPRIHGPRCRALYQYVGQDVDELSFNVNEVIEILMEDSSGWWKGRLHGQEGLFPGNYVEKI; the protein is encoded by the exons ggcagcaAGGAGCGCTTCCACTGGCAGAGCCACAACGTGAAGCAGAGCGGCGTGGATGACATGGTGTTGCTGCCCCAGATCACCGAGGACGCCATCGTGGGCAACCTCCGCAAGCGCTTCATGGACGACTACATCTTT ACCTATATTGGCTCCGTGCTCATCTCCGTAAACCCCTTCAAGCAGATGCCTTACTTCACTGACCGCGAGATCGACCTCTACCAGGGCGCG GCTCAGTACGAGAATCCCCCGCACATCTATGCCCTCACGGACAACATGTATCGCAACATGCTCATTGACTGTGAGAACCAGTGTGTCATCATCAG tGGAGAGAGTGGAGCTGGGAAGACCGTGGCAGCCAAATACATCATGGGCTACATCTCCAAGGTGTCTGGCGGGGGTGAGAAGGTCCAG CACGTGAAGGATATCATCCTACAATCAAACCCGCTGCTGGAGGCCTTCGGCAATGCCAAGACCGTGCGCAACAACAATTCCAGCCGCTTT GGCAAGTACTTTGAGATCCAGTTCAGCCGTGGCGGGGAGCCGGACGGGGGCAAGATCTCCAACTTCCTGCTAGAGAAATCCCGTGTGGTCATGCAGAACGAAAACGAGAGGAACTTCCACATCTACTATCAG CTGCTGGAAGGAGCCTCCCAGGAGCAGCGGCAGAACCTGGGGCTCATGACCCCCGACTACTATTACTACCTCCAATCAGACACCTACAAGGTGGATGGCACCGATGACCTGAGCGACTTCAGTGAGACTTTG AATGCCATGCAGGTCATTGGGATCCCGCCCAACATCCAGCAGCTGGTCCTGCAGCTGGTGGCGGGAATCTTGCACTTGGGAAACATCAGCTTCTGTGAAGATGGGAACTACGCCCGGGTGGAGAGTGTGGACC TTCTGGCCTTTCCTGCCTACCTGCTGGGCATCGACAGTGGGCGGCTACAGGAGAAGCTCACCAGCCGCAAGATGGACAGCCGCTGGGGCGGACGCAGCGAGTCCATCGACGTGACCCTCAACGTGGAGCAGGCGGCCTACACCCGCGATGCCCTGGCCAAGGGGCTCTATGCCCGTCTCTTCGACTTTCTCGTGGAG GCCATCAACCGCGCTATGCAGAAGCCCCAGGAGGAGTACAGTATTGGTGTGCTTGACATCTATGGCTTTGAGATCTTCCAG AAAAACGGCTTTGAGCAGTTCTGCATCAACTTTGTCAACGAGAAGCTGCAGCAGATCTTTATCGAACTCACCCTGAAAGCTGagcag GAGGAATATGTACAGGAGGGCATCCGCTGGACCCCCATCCAATATTTCAACAACAAAGTCGTGTGCGACCTCATTGAAAACAAGCTG AGCCCCCCGGGCATCATGAGCGTCCTGGACGACGTGTGTGCCACCATGCACGCCACGGGCGGCGGCGCCGACCAGACCCTGCTGCAGAAGCTGCAGGCGGCAGTGGGCACCCACGAGCACTTCAACAGCTGGAGCTCGGGCTTCGTCATCCACCACTACGCGGGCAAG GTCTCCTACGACGTTAACGGTTTTTGTGAGAGGAACCGGGACGTTCTCTTCTCTGACCTCATAGAGCTGATGCAGACCAGTGAGCA GGCCTTCCTCCGGATGCTCTTTCCTGAGAAGCTGGATGTAGACAAGAAGGGCCGCCCCAGCACGGCTGGCTCCAAGATCAAG AAACAAGCCAATGACCTGGTGGCCACACTGAAGAGATGTACGCCCCACTATATCCGCTGCATCAAACCCAACGAGACCAAGAAGCCCCGTGACTGGGAGGAGAGCAG GGTCAAGCACCAGGTGGAGTACCTGGGCCTGAAGGAGAACATCAGGGTGCGCCGGGCTGGCTTCGCCTACCGCCGCCAGTTCTCCAAGTTCCTACAGAG GTACGCCATTCTGACCCCTGAGACGTGGCCCCAGTGGCGTGGGGATGAACGTCAGGGGGTCCAGCACCTGCTCCGGGCGGTCAATATGGAGCCAGACCAGTACCAGATGGGGAGCACCAAGGTCTTTGTCAAGAACCCTGAGTCg CTCTTTCTTCTGGAGGAGATGCGGGAGCGCAAGTTCGATGGCTTTGCCCGCACCATCCAGAAGGCCTGGAGGCGCCATGTGGCAGTCCGGAAGTACGAGGAGATGCGGGAGGAAG CTTCCAACATCCTGCTGAACAAGAAGGAGCGGAGACGGAACAGTATCAATCGGAACTTCGTCGGGGACTACCTGGGGCTAGAGGAGCGGCCGGAGCTGCGCCAGTTCCTGGGCAAGAGGGAACGCGTGGACTTCGCTGACGCGGTCATCAAGTACGACCGCCGCTTCAAG CCCATCAAAAGGGACTTGATCCTGACGCCCAAGTGTGTGTATATAATCGGACGGGAGAAGGTGAAGAAGGGACCAGAGAAGGGCCAGGTGCGTGAGGTCCTGAAGAAGAAGCTGGAGATCCAGGCCCTCCGAGGAGTTTCCCTTAG cacaagGCAGGACGACTTCTTCATCCTCCAAGAAGACGCCGCCGACAGCTTCCTGGAGAGCATCTTCAAGACCGAGTTCGTCAGCCTCCTGAGCAAGCGCTTCGAGGAGGCGGCGCGGAGGGCCCTGCCCCTCACCTTCAGCGACAC aCTACAGTTCCGAGTGAAGAAGGAGGGCTGGGGCGGAGGTGGCACCCGCAGCGTCACTTTCTCCCGTGGCTCCGGCGAGGTGGCCGTGCTCAAGGCTAGCGGCCGGACCCTCACAGTCAGCGTGGGCGACGGGCTGCCCAAAAGCTCCA aGCCTACACGGAAGGGAATGGCCCAGGGAAAACCTCGAAGGCCAGCCCAGGCCCCTACCCGGGCAGCCCCTGCGCCTCCCAGAG GCCTGGACCACAATGGAGTGCCTCCTTCTGCCAGAAGGGGGCCCCTGCCCCTGGAGATCACATCTGGAGGGGGCTCCCAGCAGCCTCTCCGGGGCCCTCCATCCTCAGCCCTGAGGGTCAGCAGGCGCCCCCGGGCACGGCCCCCCTCGGAGCACAACACAGAATTCCTTAACGTACCTGACCAGGGTGTGGCAGG CATGCAGAGGAAGCGCAGTGTGGGGCAGCGACCTGTGCCGGGCGTGGGCCGACCCAAGCCCCAGCCTCGGATCCATGGCCCGCGGTGCCGGGCACTGTACCAGTATGTGGGCCAAGATGTGGACGAGCTGAGCTTCAACGTGAACGAGGTCATCGAGATCCTCATGGAAG ATTCCTCAGGCTGGTGGAAAGGCCGGCTGCACGGCCAGGAGGGCCTCTTCCCAGGAAACTACGTGGAGAAGATCTGA
- the ZNF414 gene encoding zinc finger protein 414 isoform X2: MEEEPSGPSPDMPAAAEPSFSETDKEVLSPVVAAAATSSSMGEEPGPERAATPPAWDRGGPGGTQQGAPSAPDSVQPGPGSSLGPTSTVSGTSEDLRPPRRRQQPGKQIPCSSPGCCLSFPSVRDLAQHLRTHCPPTQSLEGKLFRCSALSCTETFPSMQELVAHGKLHYKPNRYFKCENCLLRFRTHRSLFKHLHVCAEHAQSPAAPPPPALDKEPPAPERPPESDIVSAPGLPFPLLEPFTTPAPAPTGPFLPYLNPAPFGLSPPRLRPFLAAAPGPPASSAAVWKKSQGAGGSPRRPQGGSDAPSGHAAPSRIVWEHTRGRYSCMQCAFSTASRPAMTLHLEDHRPIAPAAPGPGQPRPDAPAGKAEERSGGEGGGPEARGGAEAQAPPPLPHPDPVPLAPKVSPLLTEGECPVFSPF, from the exons ATG gaggaggaaccctcGGGGCCCAGCCCGGACATGCCGGCCGCTGCAGAGCCCAGCTTCAGTGAGACTGACAAGGAAGTGTTGTCCCCAGTTGTGGCCGCAGCAGCCACCTCCTCTTCCATGGGGGAGGAGCCAGGCCCTGAACGGGCAGCCACGCCCCCAGCGTGGGACCGAGGAGGGCCTGGAGGGACCCAGCAGGGTGCCCCCTCTGCCCCAGACAGTGTTCAGCCTGGTCCCGGATCCAGCCTTGGCCCCACCAGCACAGTCTCTGGGACCAGCGAGGACCTGAGGCCTCCCAGACGACGCCAACAACCAG GGAAGCAGATACCCTGCTCCAGCCCTGGCTGctgtctcagtttccccagtgtTCGTGATCTGGCACAGCATCTGCGTACCCACTGCCCACCCACACAGTCCCTGGAAG GCAAGCTCTTCCGCTGTTCCGCCCTGAGCTGCACCGAGACCTTCCCCAGCATGCAAGAACTGGTGGCACATGGCAAGCTGCACTACAAACCCAACCGCTACTTCAA GTGTGAGAACTGCCTCCTGCGCTTCCGCACGCACCGCTCGCTCTTCAAGCATCTGCATGTTTGCGCCGAGCATGCGCAGAGCCCAGCCGCGCCGCCACCCCCAGCCCTAGACAAGGAGCCACCCGCGCCCGAGCGTCCCCCGGAGTCCGACATTGTGTCGGCGCCGGGCCTGCCGTTCCCGCTGCTCGAGCCCTTCACgacccccgcccctgcccccaccggGCCCTTTCTGCCCTACTTGAACCCCGCGCCCTTTGGCCTAAGTCCCCCACGCCTGCGCCCCTTCCTGGCCGCGGCGCCCGGGCCGCCCGCCTCCAGCGCCGCAGTCTGGAAAAAAAGCCAAG GTGCCGGCGGCAGCCCGCGAAGACCCCAGGGCGGCTCCGACGCGCCCTCAG GGCACGCGGCCCCGAGCCGCATCGTGTGGGAGCACACGCGCGGCCGCTACTCGTGCATGCAGTGCGCCTTCTCCACGGCCTCGCGGCCCGCCATGACACTGCATCTGGAGGACCACCGGCCCATCGCCCCCGCGGCCCCGGGGCCCGGGCAGCCGCGCCCCGACGCGCCGGCGGGTAAGGCGGAGGAGCGCTCcggtggggagggcgggggccccgaggcgaggggcggggccgaggctcaggcgccccctcctctgccccacccagaCCCGGTCCCGCTTGCACCCAAGGTGTCTCCGCTGCTGACAGAGGGGGAGTGTCCGGTTTTCTCGCCGTTCTGA
- the ZNF414 gene encoding zinc finger protein 414 isoform X1: MEEEPSGPSPDMPAAAEPSFSETDKEVLSPVVAAAATSSSMGEEPGPERAATPPAWDRGGPGGTQQGAPSAPDSVQPGPGSSLGPTSTVSGTSEDLRPPRRRQQPGKQIPCSSPGCCLSFPSVRDLAQHLRTHCPPTQSLEGKLFRCSALSCTETFPSMQELVAHGKLHYKPNRYFKCENCLLRFRTHRSLFKHLHVCAEHAQSPAAPPPPALDKEPPAPERPPESDIVSAPGLPFPLLEPFTTPAPAPTGPFLPYLNPAPFGLSPPRLRPFLAAAPGPPASSAAVWKKSQGAGGSPRRPQGGSDAPSGGNTLGSNGSARPDQPGHAAPSRIVWEHTRGRYSCMQCAFSTASRPAMTLHLEDHRPIAPAAPGPGQPRPDAPAGKAEERSGGEGGGPEARGGAEAQAPPPLPHPDPVPLAPKVSPLLTEGECPVFSPF; this comes from the exons ATG gaggaggaaccctcGGGGCCCAGCCCGGACATGCCGGCCGCTGCAGAGCCCAGCTTCAGTGAGACTGACAAGGAAGTGTTGTCCCCAGTTGTGGCCGCAGCAGCCACCTCCTCTTCCATGGGGGAGGAGCCAGGCCCTGAACGGGCAGCCACGCCCCCAGCGTGGGACCGAGGAGGGCCTGGAGGGACCCAGCAGGGTGCCCCCTCTGCCCCAGACAGTGTTCAGCCTGGTCCCGGATCCAGCCTTGGCCCCACCAGCACAGTCTCTGGGACCAGCGAGGACCTGAGGCCTCCCAGACGACGCCAACAACCAG GGAAGCAGATACCCTGCTCCAGCCCTGGCTGctgtctcagtttccccagtgtTCGTGATCTGGCACAGCATCTGCGTACCCACTGCCCACCCACACAGTCCCTGGAAG GCAAGCTCTTCCGCTGTTCCGCCCTGAGCTGCACCGAGACCTTCCCCAGCATGCAAGAACTGGTGGCACATGGCAAGCTGCACTACAAACCCAACCGCTACTTCAA GTGTGAGAACTGCCTCCTGCGCTTCCGCACGCACCGCTCGCTCTTCAAGCATCTGCATGTTTGCGCCGAGCATGCGCAGAGCCCAGCCGCGCCGCCACCCCCAGCCCTAGACAAGGAGCCACCCGCGCCCGAGCGTCCCCCGGAGTCCGACATTGTGTCGGCGCCGGGCCTGCCGTTCCCGCTGCTCGAGCCCTTCACgacccccgcccctgcccccaccggGCCCTTTCTGCCCTACTTGAACCCCGCGCCCTTTGGCCTAAGTCCCCCACGCCTGCGCCCCTTCCTGGCCGCGGCGCCCGGGCCGCCCGCCTCCAGCGCCGCAGTCTGGAAAAAAAGCCAAG GTGCCGGCGGCAGCCCGCGAAGACCCCAGGGCGGCTCCGACGCGCCCTCAG GAGGGAACACGCTCGGGAGCAATGGATCAGCCAGGCCAGACCAGCCAG GGCACGCGGCCCCGAGCCGCATCGTGTGGGAGCACACGCGCGGCCGCTACTCGTGCATGCAGTGCGCCTTCTCCACGGCCTCGCGGCCCGCCATGACACTGCATCTGGAGGACCACCGGCCCATCGCCCCCGCGGCCCCGGGGCCCGGGCAGCCGCGCCCCGACGCGCCGGCGGGTAAGGCGGAGGAGCGCTCcggtggggagggcgggggccccgaggcgaggggcggggccgaggctcaggcgccccctcctctgccccacccagaCCCGGTCCCGCTTGCACCCAAGGTGTCTCCGCTGCTGACAGAGGGGGAGTGTCCGGTTTTCTCGCCGTTCTGA
- the ZNF414 gene encoding zinc finger protein 414 isoform X3 has translation MEEEPSGPSPDMPAAAEPSFSETDKEVLSPVVAAAATSSSMGEEPGPERAATPPAWDRGGPGGTQQGAPSAPDSVQPGPGSSLGPTSTVSGTSEDLRPPRRRQQPGKQIPCSSPGCCLSFPSVRDLAQHLRTHCPPTQSLEGKLFRCSALSCTETFPSMQELVAHGKLHYKPNRYFKCENCLLRFRTHRSLFKHLHVCAEHAQSPAAPPPPALDKEPPAPERPPESDIVSAPGLPFPLLEPFTTPAPAPTGPFLPYLNPAPFGLSPPRLRPFLAAAPGPPASSAAVWKKSQGAGGSPRRPQGGSDAPSGGNTLGSNGSARPDQPGHAAPSRIVWEHTRGRYSCMQCAFSTASRPAMTLHLEDHRPIAPAAPGPGQPRPDAPAARPSRGRPGVPVLKEDGRTGQRIRAVIHFAQLAQRGAG, from the exons ATG gaggaggaaccctcGGGGCCCAGCCCGGACATGCCGGCCGCTGCAGAGCCCAGCTTCAGTGAGACTGACAAGGAAGTGTTGTCCCCAGTTGTGGCCGCAGCAGCCACCTCCTCTTCCATGGGGGAGGAGCCAGGCCCTGAACGGGCAGCCACGCCCCCAGCGTGGGACCGAGGAGGGCCTGGAGGGACCCAGCAGGGTGCCCCCTCTGCCCCAGACAGTGTTCAGCCTGGTCCCGGATCCAGCCTTGGCCCCACCAGCACAGTCTCTGGGACCAGCGAGGACCTGAGGCCTCCCAGACGACGCCAACAACCAG GGAAGCAGATACCCTGCTCCAGCCCTGGCTGctgtctcagtttccccagtgtTCGTGATCTGGCACAGCATCTGCGTACCCACTGCCCACCCACACAGTCCCTGGAAG GCAAGCTCTTCCGCTGTTCCGCCCTGAGCTGCACCGAGACCTTCCCCAGCATGCAAGAACTGGTGGCACATGGCAAGCTGCACTACAAACCCAACCGCTACTTCAA GTGTGAGAACTGCCTCCTGCGCTTCCGCACGCACCGCTCGCTCTTCAAGCATCTGCATGTTTGCGCCGAGCATGCGCAGAGCCCAGCCGCGCCGCCACCCCCAGCCCTAGACAAGGAGCCACCCGCGCCCGAGCGTCCCCCGGAGTCCGACATTGTGTCGGCGCCGGGCCTGCCGTTCCCGCTGCTCGAGCCCTTCACgacccccgcccctgcccccaccggGCCCTTTCTGCCCTACTTGAACCCCGCGCCCTTTGGCCTAAGTCCCCCACGCCTGCGCCCCTTCCTGGCCGCGGCGCCCGGGCCGCCCGCCTCCAGCGCCGCAGTCTGGAAAAAAAGCCAAG GTGCCGGCGGCAGCCCGCGAAGACCCCAGGGCGGCTCCGACGCGCCCTCAG GAGGGAACACGCTCGGGAGCAATGGATCAGCCAGGCCAGACCAGCCAG GGCACGCGGCCCCGAGCCGCATCGTGTGGGAGCACACGCGCGGCCGCTACTCGTGCATGCAGTGCGCCTTCTCCACGGCCTCGCGGCCCGCCATGACACTGCATCTGGAGGACCACCGGCCCATCGCCCCCGCGGCCCCGGGGCCCGGGCAGCCGCGCCCCGACGCGCCGGCGG CTCGGCCCAGCAGAGGGCGCCCAGGAGTGCCAGTCTTGAAGGAAGATGGAAGGACAGGCCAGCGGATCAGGGCAGTCATCCACTTTGCCCAGCTAGCCCAACGGGGGGCTGGTTGA
- the ZNF414 gene encoding zinc finger protein 414 isoform X4 yields the protein MEEEPSGPSPDMPAAAEPSFSETDKEVLSPVVAAAATSSSMGEEPGPERAATPPAWDRGGPGGTQQGAPSAPDSVQPGPGSSLGPTSTVSGTSEDLRPPRRRQQPGKQIPCSSPGCCLSFPSVRDLAQHLRTHCPPTQSLEGKLFRCSALSCTETFPSMQELVAHGKLHYKPNRYFKCENCLLRFRTHRSLFKHLHVCAEHAQSPAAPPPPALDKEPPAPERPPESDIVSAPGLPFPLLEPFTTPAPAPTGPFLPYLNPAPFGLSPPRLRPFLAAAPGPPASSAAVWKKSQGAGGSPRRPQGGSDAPSGGNTLGSNGSARPDQPGHAAPSRIVWEHTRGRYSCMQCAFSTASRPAMTLHLEDHRPIAPAAPGPGQPRPDAPADPVPLAPKVSPLLTEGECPVFSPF from the exons ATG gaggaggaaccctcGGGGCCCAGCCCGGACATGCCGGCCGCTGCAGAGCCCAGCTTCAGTGAGACTGACAAGGAAGTGTTGTCCCCAGTTGTGGCCGCAGCAGCCACCTCCTCTTCCATGGGGGAGGAGCCAGGCCCTGAACGGGCAGCCACGCCCCCAGCGTGGGACCGAGGAGGGCCTGGAGGGACCCAGCAGGGTGCCCCCTCTGCCCCAGACAGTGTTCAGCCTGGTCCCGGATCCAGCCTTGGCCCCACCAGCACAGTCTCTGGGACCAGCGAGGACCTGAGGCCTCCCAGACGACGCCAACAACCAG GGAAGCAGATACCCTGCTCCAGCCCTGGCTGctgtctcagtttccccagtgtTCGTGATCTGGCACAGCATCTGCGTACCCACTGCCCACCCACACAGTCCCTGGAAG GCAAGCTCTTCCGCTGTTCCGCCCTGAGCTGCACCGAGACCTTCCCCAGCATGCAAGAACTGGTGGCACATGGCAAGCTGCACTACAAACCCAACCGCTACTTCAA GTGTGAGAACTGCCTCCTGCGCTTCCGCACGCACCGCTCGCTCTTCAAGCATCTGCATGTTTGCGCCGAGCATGCGCAGAGCCCAGCCGCGCCGCCACCCCCAGCCCTAGACAAGGAGCCACCCGCGCCCGAGCGTCCCCCGGAGTCCGACATTGTGTCGGCGCCGGGCCTGCCGTTCCCGCTGCTCGAGCCCTTCACgacccccgcccctgcccccaccggGCCCTTTCTGCCCTACTTGAACCCCGCGCCCTTTGGCCTAAGTCCCCCACGCCTGCGCCCCTTCCTGGCCGCGGCGCCCGGGCCGCCCGCCTCCAGCGCCGCAGTCTGGAAAAAAAGCCAAG GTGCCGGCGGCAGCCCGCGAAGACCCCAGGGCGGCTCCGACGCGCCCTCAG GAGGGAACACGCTCGGGAGCAATGGATCAGCCAGGCCAGACCAGCCAG GGCACGCGGCCCCGAGCCGCATCGTGTGGGAGCACACGCGCGGCCGCTACTCGTGCATGCAGTGCGCCTTCTCCACGGCCTCGCGGCCCGCCATGACACTGCATCTGGAGGACCACCGGCCCATCGCCCCCGCGGCCCCGGGGCCCGGGCAGCCGCGCCCCGACGCGCCGGCGG aCCCGGTCCCGCTTGCACCCAAGGTGTCTCCGCTGCTGACAGAGGGGGAGTGTCCGGTTTTCTCGCCGTTCTGA
- the ZNF414 gene encoding zinc finger protein 414 isoform X5 yields the protein MEEEPSGPSPDMPAAAEPSFSETDKEVLSPVVAAAATSSSMGEEPGPERAATPPAWDRGGPGGTQQGAPSAPDSVQPGPGSSLGPTSTVSGTSEDLRPPRRRQQPGKQIPCSSPGCCLSFPSVRDLAQHLRTHCPPTQSLEGKLFRCSALSCTETFPSMQELVAHGKLHYKPNRYFKCENCLLRFRTHRSLFKHLHVCAEHAQSPAAPPPPALDKEPPAPERPPESDIVSAPGLPFPLLEPFTTPAPAPTGPFLPYLNPAPFGLSPPRLRPFLAAAPGPPASSAAVWKKSQGAGGSPRRPQGGSDAPSGHAAPSRIVWEHTRGRYSCMQCAFSTASRPAMTLHLEDHRPIAPAAPGPGQPRPDAPADPVPLAPKVSPLLTEGECPVFSPF from the exons ATG gaggaggaaccctcGGGGCCCAGCCCGGACATGCCGGCCGCTGCAGAGCCCAGCTTCAGTGAGACTGACAAGGAAGTGTTGTCCCCAGTTGTGGCCGCAGCAGCCACCTCCTCTTCCATGGGGGAGGAGCCAGGCCCTGAACGGGCAGCCACGCCCCCAGCGTGGGACCGAGGAGGGCCTGGAGGGACCCAGCAGGGTGCCCCCTCTGCCCCAGACAGTGTTCAGCCTGGTCCCGGATCCAGCCTTGGCCCCACCAGCACAGTCTCTGGGACCAGCGAGGACCTGAGGCCTCCCAGACGACGCCAACAACCAG GGAAGCAGATACCCTGCTCCAGCCCTGGCTGctgtctcagtttccccagtgtTCGTGATCTGGCACAGCATCTGCGTACCCACTGCCCACCCACACAGTCCCTGGAAG GCAAGCTCTTCCGCTGTTCCGCCCTGAGCTGCACCGAGACCTTCCCCAGCATGCAAGAACTGGTGGCACATGGCAAGCTGCACTACAAACCCAACCGCTACTTCAA GTGTGAGAACTGCCTCCTGCGCTTCCGCACGCACCGCTCGCTCTTCAAGCATCTGCATGTTTGCGCCGAGCATGCGCAGAGCCCAGCCGCGCCGCCACCCCCAGCCCTAGACAAGGAGCCACCCGCGCCCGAGCGTCCCCCGGAGTCCGACATTGTGTCGGCGCCGGGCCTGCCGTTCCCGCTGCTCGAGCCCTTCACgacccccgcccctgcccccaccggGCCCTTTCTGCCCTACTTGAACCCCGCGCCCTTTGGCCTAAGTCCCCCACGCCTGCGCCCCTTCCTGGCCGCGGCGCCCGGGCCGCCCGCCTCCAGCGCCGCAGTCTGGAAAAAAAGCCAAG GTGCCGGCGGCAGCCCGCGAAGACCCCAGGGCGGCTCCGACGCGCCCTCAG GGCACGCGGCCCCGAGCCGCATCGTGTGGGAGCACACGCGCGGCCGCTACTCGTGCATGCAGTGCGCCTTCTCCACGGCCTCGCGGCCCGCCATGACACTGCATCTGGAGGACCACCGGCCCATCGCCCCCGCGGCCCCGGGGCCCGGGCAGCCGCGCCCCGACGCGCCGGCGG aCCCGGTCCCGCTTGCACCCAAGGTGTCTCCGCTGCTGACAGAGGGGGAGTGTCCGGTTTTCTCGCCGTTCTGA